The segment CCCGCCGCAGGTACGTCCCCCGTTGACCTGCGTCTGGACCCCCGGCCGATCGGACCGGGCTGAGGAGGAACGTAACAGCGATGTAAGGCCTTGCGAAAGACCTTGTTAGAAACTTTCTGCAAGATCCTGCAATGTGGCCGTCATGCTGTCTACTTCCAGGTGTCGCTGGTCGTGTAGCCGGTCGACGTCCCGGTGGAGTACGAGCGGTTGCTGCCCGACTCCCAGGTCACGTTCCCGTTCGCGTCCTTCTTGATGTACTTGTACTCGAAGGACGAGCTGTTCGGCACGATCACCAGCCGGCTCCAGACCGGGTAGCTCGCCGAGGAGAGCAGGATCGCGTCATCGGTGTCCCAGCTGCCGAGCGAGGCCACCGAGCCGACGACGTAGACATTGGTGCCGGAGACCGTCGTCGCGGTCTCGTTGAAGGTCAGGTCGGTCGCACTCGCGCTCGCGAGGTTCCAGCTGCTGTTGAGGGTCAGTGCCGATGTGCCGGTGGTCGCGGCCCTGTTGGCGTTGGACTCCCAGGTGACGTTTCCGGAGGAGTCCTTCTTGATGTACTTGTACTCGAACGATGTGCTCGCCGGCAGCGAGATGGCCTGCGTCCAGACCGGATAGCCGCTCGACGAGAGCTGGATCGCGCTGCCGGTGCTCCAACTGCCGAGCGCGGCGATCGAGCCGACCACGTAGACGTTGGTGCCGGTGTCGGTGGACGCGTACTCGTTGAAGGTCGCGGTGACGGTGGAGCCGGAGGTGGCGGTGGCCGTCGCGGTGGCGGTAGCCGTAGCCGTCGCGGTCGCCGTAGACGTCGCGGTGGCTGTCGCCGTGGACGAGGGCGAGGTGTAGGTGCCGGTGTGGAAGGCGACCGCGCCCTTGGCCGGGACCGTGACGGTGGCCGAGCCGCCGGAGACGGTGACGGTGTTCGCGCAGTCGGTGATGACGTTGCAGTACGTGCCGTCGGCCAGGTTGGTCGCGAAGGTGTACGACGCGGAGCTGGACGAGTTGTTCATCGCGATGAACCCGGCCGTGCCCCGGCTGAAGCCGATCACGCTGCTCGATTTGGCCTGGAAGTTGGTGTACGCGGACGACGAGCCGACGGCGTTGTGCCACTCGACCATGCCCTTGACCGCGGTGTTGCGGTCCAGGCAGGTCCAGCCGCTTGAGCAGTTGGTGTCGGTGACGAAGCCGCTGGAGTTGGGCGGCGCCTGGTCGCTGGCGGTCCAGTTCCAGCTCGCGTAGACCGACGGCTGACCGTAGCCGCGGGCGAGCTGGTAGATGTTGGCCAGGGTGGTGGTGTCACCGCTCTGCATGGCCAGGGTGTAGCCGTTGCGGTCGGTGTCGTGGTTGGTGACGAAGGTCGTCGAGTAGCCCTCGGTGGCGAAGCCCCACGTCGAGCCGAAGGTCTCCAGGTTGGAGATGGAGCCGTTGAACTGTGCCGCGATCTTGTTCGCGTAGACGAAGTCCAGGACGTCACCGGTCGGGTAGTAGTCGCTGGCCACCGGGGTCGTACCCGGGTAGATCTCCTGGGTGATGAAGGGCGCCGAGCCCGACGTGGTGTTGTTCAGCAGCGCCTCGATGGCGGCCATGTCGGTCTCGGGGATGTGCTTGGCCGCGTCCACGCGGTAGCCGTCCACGCCGAGCGCGGTCATCTTGTTGAGGTACGCCGCGAGCCCGGCCCGGACCGTGCTCGACTCGGTCTTGAGGTCGGGCAGGCCCAGCAGTTCGCAGTTCTGGACCTCGGAGAGGTTGGAGTAGTCGTCGATGATCAGGTCGGAGTCGTTGCACTCCGCCGAGGTGTGGTAGTTCGCCGCGTCCCAGTCCGGTGTGTCGTACTTGTTGGTGATCGTCGTGCCGTTGTAGCCGGTCCCGGTCTGCGCGGCGGTGTGGTTGATGACCGCGTCCACGATCACCTTGATGCCCGCGTTGTGGCAGGTGGTGACCATGCTCGCGAACTGGGCGGCGGTGCCGAAGCGGCTGTTGAGGTTGTAGGAGTACGGCTGGTAGACGTCCCACCAGTAGTAGCTGGACTGCTTGAGCGACTCGGCGGGCGGAGCCACTTGGACGTAGCCGTAACCGGCCGGGTCCAGGACGTTGGTGCACTCCGAGGCTATGGAGTTCCAGTTCCATTCCCAGAGGTTGGCGATGGTGTCGCCGTTGGCCACGCCGGTGTCGGTGGCGGCGTGCGCCTCGGTGACGGGGA is part of the Streptomyces sp. NBC_01262 genome and harbors:
- a CDS encoding carbohydrate-binding module family 20 domain-containing protein, producing MRTLTPEKRARLSAGALGLAAVLTLGGLAALPVTEAHAATDTGVANGDTIANLWEWNWNSIASECTNVLDPAGYGYVQVAPPAESLKQSSYYWWDVYQPYSYNLNSRFGTAAQFASMVTTCHNAGIKVIVDAVINHTAAQTGTGYNGTTITNKYDTPDWDAANYHTSAECNDSDLIIDDYSNLSEVQNCELLGLPDLKTESSTVRAGLAAYLNKMTALGVDGYRVDAAKHIPETDMAAIEALLNNTTSGSAPFITQEIYPGTTPVASDYYPTGDVLDFVYANKIAAQFNGSISNLETFGSTWGFATEGYSTTFVTNHDTDRNGYTLAMQSGDTTTLANIYQLARGYGQPSVYASWNWTASDQAPPNSSGFVTDTNCSSGWTCLDRNTAVKGMVEWHNAVGSSSAYTNFQAKSSSVIGFSRGTAGFIAMNNSSSSASYTFATNLADGTYCNVITDCANTVTVSGGSATVTVPAKGAVAFHTGTYTSPSSTATATATSTATATATATATATATATSGSTVTATFNEYASTDTGTNVYVVGSIAALGSWSTGSAIQLSSSGYPVWTQAISLPASTSFEYKYIKKDSSGNVTWESNANRAATTGTSALTLNSSWNLASASATDLTFNETATTVSGTNVYVVGSVASLGSWDTDDAILLSSASYPVWSRLVIVPNSSSFEYKYIKKDANGNVTWESGSNRSYSTGTSTGYTTSDTWK